gcctcagcctcccaagtagctgggactacaggcatgcaccatcatgcccggctaattttttctatatatttttagttggccaattaatttctatttttagtagagacggggtctcgttcttgctcaggctggtttcgaactcctgaccttgagtgatcctcccgccttggcctcccagagtgctaggattacaggggtgagccaccaagcccagcccgtTTGTTAAtactattgttaaaaaaaaaaaaaaaaaaggccattgcAGCAATACAGGCGAGAGATGATGGCAGGTTGGGAGCAGGGAAGATGTAGAGAAGTGGAGGGATTCCAGATATTTTTGGGAGATAAAATGGATAATTTGTGGTGTTGGATTGGTGGGGTCAAGGGGATGGGTGGGAAAGGTGAGGTAGACAGATGTATCAAGGATGGCTTCCTCGGTTTCTGGTTTAGGAAACTCGACAGATGTAAGAGCTATGCAACTGAGATAGGGAATCTTGAGATTAGGAAATGTCTGTATCTTCCCCAAGACTGTTTCTTTGTCTCTCCATAGGAGGATAAGAGGAAGCtgataagcctgagcaagagcgagacccatctctactataaatagaaattagccaaactactaaaaatagaaaaaaaaattatccgggcacggtggcgcatgcctgagtcccagctaccgggaggctgagtcaggaggatcacttaagcccaggagatgttgctgtgagctaggctaacgccaaggcactctagctggggcaatatAGTGAGGCTCTGtgtcaaaaaacaacaacaacaacaacaaaaaaataaaaaaaaaaaaaaaacaaaaaaaaaaacaacaacaacaacaacaaaaaaaaacccaggaagcTGATAATATGTAGGCTTGGGGTAGGGACTTAGCAGCTCCCCTGCACTTACCTAGAACTCTGTATACACCTGTATTATTATACAACACTTACCATGGTGTATTCACATTACAAGGTATTGCACCCACTGACTGAACCGTGAGCTCAGAGAGGAAGAGTAGAGTTTCTTCTCCGCTTCTCAGGGACTCTGCCAAGCAACTGACCACGCCCCCTCTCAGCCTTGTCTGTCCTAGCTCCGCCCACAAGGTGATTTCCGGCTTCTCAGTACTGGCCTCGCCCTAAAGGGCTCCGCTCCGCCCTAGAGCAACCGTTTCCTCCCAGCGCCGTACTAGAGTGATTGACGAGTGTCTTGTCCAATTATCTTGCCGAGTGACCATATAATTACCAATTAGGTGGTAGGAGAGGCGGCTGCTGAAGCACCGGGTGGGGATGATCAGGAAGTGAGAGCCAAGACTGGGGAGAAGGACGAATCAAGCCCAGACGGTGGTAGAAAGGCGGCAGAACATCTGGGCTCCCCAGTTTCCTTCTCTCCCCGTTACTGGGCCGGGGTTTCTTCGCGGCTGGGAGCTAGGATCTCCATTTGCTTGTCTTTTGGAGGAAGAGGTGTGTGTCTACATATTTAAGCGTTTGAAGATCTTGCTTGAGCAACCTCTCACTTCGCCTCGAGGCGTGTCCTTCTCttagcctggggtggggggagtcttCCCTAGGGAGAGAGTCCTTTCTTACCCTGTGTGGGTGGTTACAGGCTTTGGGACTTAGTACCAGGGAAAGGGAGATGAGTGATGGGATCCAAGATTCGTGGACTCTGCCCTGCTCTGAGGTGTTAGACACCTCCAGCTGCAGCCAGAGGTAGTGGAAGGTGGAGGGGCCCTGGGAGCTAGAAATAAAGTAGGTATTGGGGGCGAAGGAACAAGTGGAACGAAACATTTCTTATGTGGAGGTCGTGGGAAAGCTTACTGTGGGGCCATAGACGTTGGGGCAGGGCTCCGGCTCTAAATCCACTTCCCACCTCTGAACCATCATCTTTTTGCCTCATTTGTTTCTCCACAGGCTGGGAGAAACACCTGAACATGTGGAATCCCAACGCTGGTAGGTTTTGGGGGATCTCTTCTACCACTTCTAATTCTTTTTCTGATGGTCTCTACAACAGGAAGTTTCTGTATCGCCCCACCTCATCCGACTGCAAAAGCAATCTTTGGACCACAGATGACCAATGCTTTTGTCTTTCCTTAGAGTTCACTGCCtcccccctgtccccagcccttccAGGTCGTTCCCCTGTTTCTCCTCAACTCAGGTTAATCTCCCCTACTCTCCATTCTCCTTGCTCacctttccatttctcttcaaGTATTGGGTGAGAAAGtgaatctctttctttttgttgtcagAGGCTCTGAGCATttctaatctttatttatttttgtttcttccacCAGGGCAGCCAGGGCCAAATCCATATCCCCCCAACATTGGGTGCCCTGGAGGTTCCAATCCTGCCCATCCACCACCTGTCAATCCAGCCTGTCCTCCAggcccctttcctcctcccccaggagtTCCCCACGGAAATCCTGTTTTCCCTCCAGGTGGGCCCCCTCATCCTGTGCCACAGCCAGGGTATCCAGGATGCCAACCCCCAGGTCCCTACCCTCCTCCATACCCACCACCTGCCCCTTGCATCCCTCCTGTGAATCCCTTGGCTCCTGGCATGTTAGGACCAGGAATGATGATGGACaagaagacacagaagaaaatgaagaaagctCATAAGAAGATGCACAAACATCACAAGCACGGCAAGGTTAGTGCCCTCTGGGGCCTGGCTAGGGAAAGGGTGCCCCCTCAGAGGGACTAGATGGGTTGGGTGAGGGGGATTCACAGCCTGTGGACATGGGGGGATGGCAATTGTGTTGCTCTGGTACATGGTTCTTCCTTTTTGTAAAAGATTGCTACTGGGAAGAATCTGATAATCTTGAAAAGAAATATCAGGCATCTGTCTGGAAGGGGGCTAGGGTGAGCCTTAGAATGCATTTCAGAATCAAACGCCTGTCTTGTCTGCCTTACTCTCTCTCAGAACTTTTGCCCCCCCCTCCATCCGCAGGTATATGGTTTAGCAAGTTGGATACACTCACTGAGGCTGTCAAAATGTCAGTTACTAGGGTCAGTCTTTTGACAGcaaaatcatatataataattaacaGTATAATAATCTGGTCCTAGTTCCTGGAGTTCTTTATCTCCTTCAATGTTCTTAGGGTGTGGTGGTAATTACACATAGGCCTTTTGCTCTACCATCCAGCTGGGAAACTGAGGACAAGCATAGTGACTCAGCCTCAAAGAAAGTCTAGGACTAGTCAGTGACTCAGCCTCTAACCAAGCCAAGGACTAGGGGTTTTCATACTCAGCCGTAGGCTAAATATCTTTGTTCTAGAGGAGTGTTAATTTGCAAGGGGAAGAGCAGGTCTGAGGACAGCTCCCAAAGGATTAAACCCACCCTCATTTTGAAGAGATCTCAATTTACATTTTGCTGCCCAGTATTTATTTGCCTTGTGAATTGGGGCTCTAATTCCAATTCTGGGTCTTTGGTAGAAGTCTGAGGAAAATGAAAGGTGAGACTGAATAGGAGAGATGGGAGAAATTACCCTGGggagactaaaaaaaaattttttttttgagacagtgtcttgctttgttgcccagactagagtgagtgccgtggcgtcagcctagctcacagcaacctcaaattcctgggctcaagcaatcctcctgcctcagcctcccaagtagctgggactacaggcatgcaccaccatgcccggctaattttttctatatatatattagttggccaattaatttttttctatttatagtagagacgggggtcttgctcttgctcaggctggtttcgaactcctgacctcgagcaatccacctgcctcagcatcccagagtgttaggattacaggcgtgagccaccgcgcccggcctaaaaaatgttttttaatggtAGTTTAATGGAAGTGGGCATGTGAGGAACCTTGAATAGAACTCCCCTAGCCTTCTCTCCCACTTTCTCCACTTTTTCCCATTCAACTTAGGAAAAAGTAgagatacatgcacacacagctgctgttttttctactctttttcttaGAGTCACAGGGACTTTGCATGAAGCTAatcaataagcatttataaagTAGCAGCTGTTTCCTAGCACTGTACTATGCTTCTGCCTATAATTTATTCCTTGCCTAGGCATTGACTCAGGTAAAGAAAGTTGGAAACTTGCTCCAAAGGCAATATGTTAAATTCTGTGCAATGATTTATAACGGTTTAATCCATTCCTGTTTGCTCACTGCTGAAGGAAACcctttcttttgttgtttaagGTACAGTCTGGTTCAAGACTCCTGATCTTCTTAGGGAAGCAAGGGATCActtgggtggaggggtggggcacCAAAGAATGGCCTGTAGTGTGATTAGAGGTCATTTGGATCTGATACTATCTCCTCTCCCCTTTACCCTTGCAgcattcctcctcttcctcctcttccagcaGTGACTCTGACTGAATACAGGGCC
This Microcebus murinus isolate Inina chromosome 10, M.murinus_Inina_mat1.0, whole genome shotgun sequence DNA region includes the following protein-coding sequences:
- the PRR13 gene encoding proline-rich protein 13; protein product: MWNPNAGQPGPNPYPPNIGCPGGSNPAHPPPVNPACPPGPFPPPPGVPHGNPVFPPGGPPHPVPQPGYPGCQPPGPYPPPYPPPAPCIPPVNPLAPGMLGPGMMMDKKTQKKMKKAHKKMHKHHKHGKHSSSSSSSSSDSD